One Panicum virgatum strain AP13 chromosome 9K, P.virgatum_v5, whole genome shotgun sequence genomic region harbors:
- the LOC120651056 gene encoding uncharacterized protein LOC120651056 isoform X1 codes for MSDARYKLLGGGQYPSECDEDAPVPPALQVPFCRCEPGNQLAEVKQSRHPKTAGRAFYICKWNDSLNPCHCLFFQWIDGPDKFDPRIRLFPYYRSESWAYNEFRRWVPPPPNPPPMTEEEKQEAAIYRVNNPPKCHCGVRAKLQRPNIGVPPKFTPFFRCSLKTRDGWPACDFNEYIYGPRSHWPIEEEVREFESGKKPWPCTTTPSLRCKRGILATKGVVPSELGYRYYCGNSYEEYWVHILTTKLKLLMILSLC; via the exons ATGAGTGATGCCCGGTACAAGCTTCTTGGTGGTGGACAGTACCCATCCGAGTGTGATGAGGATGCCCCAGTCCCTCCTGCTCTTCAAGTTCCATTCTGTCGTTGTGAACCGGGCAATCAGCTGGCAGAGGTGAAGCAATCGAGGCATCCCAAGACGGCCGGTAGAGCATTCTACATATGCAAGTGGAATGATTCATTGAATCCTTGCCATTGCCTTTTCTTTCAGTGGATCGATGGTCCGGATAAGTTCGATCCTAGAATTCGGCTGTTCCCTTATTATCGGTCAGAGTCGTGGGCGTACAATGAGTTTAGACGATGGGTCCCTCCCCCACCAAATCCACCACCTATGacagaggaagagaagcaagaagctGCTATATATCGTGTGAACAATCCTCCCAAATGTCATTGCGGTGTTCGTGCCAAACTTCAAAGGCCTAATATTGGTGTCCCTCCAAAGTTCACTCCCTTTTTTAGATGCTCGCTAAAGACTAGA GATGGATGGCCGGCATGTGACTTCAATGAGTATATTTATGGTCCTAGATCTCACTGGCCGATAGAAGAGGAAGTGCGAGAATTTGAGAGTGGGAAGAAGCCATGGCCATGTACAACTACTCCTAGTCTTCGATGCAAGCGTGGTATTCTGGCCACAAAAGGCGTAGTTCCTTCTGAGCTTGGCTACAGATATTACTGTGGCAATAGCTACGAAGAGTATTGGGTTCATATATTAACCACAAAGTTGAAACTCCTTATGATTCTGTCATTGTGCTAG
- the LOC120651056 gene encoding uncharacterized protein LOC120651056 isoform X2, translating into MSDARYKLLGGGQYPSECDEDAPVPPALQVPFCRCEPGNQLAEWIDGPDKFDPRIRLFPYYRSESWAYNEFRRWVPPPPNPPPMTEEEKQEAAIYRVNNPPKCHCGVRAKLQRPNIGVPPKFTPFFRCSLKTRDGWPACDFNEYIYGPRSHWPIEEEVREFESGKKPWPCTTTPSLRCKRGILATKGVVPSELGYRYYCGNSYEEYWVHILTTKLKLLMILSLC; encoded by the exons ATGAGTGATGCCCGGTACAAGCTTCTTGGTGGTGGACAGTACCCATCCGAGTGTGATGAGGATGCCCCAGTCCCTCCTGCTCTTCAAGTTCCATTCTGTCGTTGTGAACCGGGCAATCAGCTGGCAGAG TGGATCGATGGTCCGGATAAGTTCGATCCTAGAATTCGGCTGTTCCCTTATTATCGGTCAGAGTCGTGGGCGTACAATGAGTTTAGACGATGGGTCCCTCCCCCACCAAATCCACCACCTATGacagaggaagagaagcaagaagctGCTATATATCGTGTGAACAATCCTCCCAAATGTCATTGCGGTGTTCGTGCCAAACTTCAAAGGCCTAATATTGGTGTCCCTCCAAAGTTCACTCCCTTTTTTAGATGCTCGCTAAAGACTAGA GATGGATGGCCGGCATGTGACTTCAATGAGTATATTTATGGTCCTAGATCTCACTGGCCGATAGAAGAGGAAGTGCGAGAATTTGAGAGTGGGAAGAAGCCATGGCCATGTACAACTACTCCTAGTCTTCGATGCAAGCGTGGTATTCTGGCCACAAAAGGCGTAGTTCCTTCTGAGCTTGGCTACAGATATTACTGTGGCAATAGCTACGAAGAGTATTGGGTTCATATATTAACCACAAAGTTGAAACTCCTTATGATTCTGTCATTGTGCTAG